A window from Macaca thibetana thibetana isolate TM-01 chromosome 7, ASM2454274v1, whole genome shotgun sequence encodes these proteins:
- the LOC126958128 gene encoding olfactory receptor 4M1, whose amino-acid sequence METANYTKVTEFVLTGLSQTREVQLVLFVIFLSFYLFILPGNILIICTIRLDPHLTSPMYFLLANLAFLDIWYSSITAPKMLIDFFVERKIISFGGCIAQLFFLHFVGASEMFLLTVMAFDRYAAICRPLHYATIMNRRLCCILVALSWMGGFIHSIIQVALIVRLPFCGPNELDSYFCDITQVVRIACANTFPEELVMICSSGLISVVCFIALLMSYAFLLAMLKKHSGSGENTNRAMSTCYSHITIVVLMFGPSIYIYARPFDSFSLDKVISVFHTVIFPLLNPIIYTLRNKEVKVAMRKLVTKYILCKEK is encoded by the coding sequence ATGGAAACTGCAAATTACACCAAGGTGACAGAATTTGTTCTCACTGGCCTATCCCAGACTCGGGAGGTCCAACTAGTCCTATTTGTTATATTTCTATCCTTCTATTTGTTCATCCTACCGGGAAATATCCTTATCATTTGCACCATCAGGCTTGACCCTCATCTGACTTCTCCTATGTATTTCCTGTTGGCTAATCTGGCCTTCCTTGATATTTGGTACTCTTCCATTACAGCCCCTAAAATGCTCATAGACTTCTTTGTGGAGAGGAAGATAATTTCCTTTGGTGGATGCATTGCACAGCTGTTCTTCTTACACTTTGTTGGGGCTTCGGAGATGTTCTTGCTCACAGTGATGGCCTTTGACCGCTATGCTGCTATCTGCCGACCCCTCCACTATGCTACCATCATGAATCGACGTCTCTGCTGTATCCTGGTGGCTCTTTCCTGGATGGGGGGCTTCATTCATTCTATAATACAGGTGGCTCTCATTGTTCGACTTCCTTTCTGTGGGCCCAATGAGTTAGACAGTTACTTCTGTGACATCACACAGGTTGTCCGGATCGCCTGTGCCAACACCTTCCCAGAGGAGTTAGTGATGATCTGTAGCAGTGGTCTGATCTCTGTGGTGTGTTTCATTGCTCTGTTAATGTCCTATGCCTTCCTTCTAGCCATGCTCAAGAAACATTCAGGCTCAGGTGAGAATACCAACAGGGCCATGTCCACCTGCTATTCCCACATTACCATTGTGGTGCTAATGTTTGGGCCATCCATCTACATTTATGCTCGCCCATTTGACTCTTTTTCCCTAGATAAAGTGATATCTGTGTTTCATACTGTAATATTCCCTTTACTTAATCCCATTATTTACACACTGAGAAACAAGGAAGTAAAGGTAGCCATGAGGAAGTTGGTCACCAAATATATCTTGTGTAAAGAGAAGTGA